The Pseudolabrys sp. FHR47 genome contains a region encoding:
- a CDS encoding META domain-containing protein, which translates to MMFMRPFARRSMMAAALSLLTLGLGGGAALAQQFPFDQVLVLDAPRIGQVKRVPVLTIGADGRTTVDLWCKTVPALFEVNGAEIRVQTAPLPEALPLYMSTGQCSPERMQADIELLDQLTQASEWQRQGDRVILSAPGGTPLRFRLSSH; encoded by the coding sequence ATGATGTTCATGCGCCCGTTTGCGCGGCGATCGATGATGGCGGCTGCCTTGTCTCTGCTGACCTTGGGTCTTGGCGGCGGCGCGGCGCTGGCCCAGCAATTTCCGTTTGACCAGGTGCTGGTGCTCGATGCTCCGCGTATCGGACAGGTGAAACGCGTGCCAGTGCTCACCATCGGCGCGGACGGCCGCACCACCGTCGATTTGTGGTGCAAGACCGTGCCGGCTTTGTTCGAGGTGAATGGTGCGGAAATCAGAGTCCAGACCGCGCCGCTGCCCGAGGCGTTGCCGCTCTATATGAGCACGGGGCAATGCAGCCCGGAGCGCATGCAGGCCGACATCGAGCTGCTCGATCAACTGACGCAAGCAAGCGAATGGCAGCGTCAGGGCGACCGCGTAATCCTGAGCGCGCCAGGGGGGACGCCGCTGCGCTTCAGGCTGTCAAGCCACTGA
- a CDS encoding dienelactone hydrolase family protein, which produces MEPRIDQKVVDLYDSFTHGLIDRRTFIERLTAIAGSVAAATAMLPLLQNDYARAAIVAADDPRLAIEKASYDASGTRMSGTLARLKGDAKRPAVLVIHENRGLNPHIEDVTRRLALAGFLAFGVDALSPLGGTPADEDKGREMIGSLNTAETAQRIAAAVPFLAKHEGSTGAVGAVGFCWGGGMVNRIAVLSPELKAGVAYYGSQAPAADAPKIQAALLLHYAGLDSRINAGIPAYEEALKAAGKRFTIHVYPDVNHAFNNDTGNRYDKAAAELAWSRTIAFFTEHLGAPPKGA; this is translated from the coding sequence ATGGAACCGCGCATCGATCAGAAGGTCGTCGACCTTTACGACAGCTTTACGCACGGCCTTATCGATCGCCGCACCTTCATAGAGCGGCTGACCGCGATCGCGGGCTCGGTTGCCGCCGCCACGGCAATGCTCCCGCTGTTGCAGAACGACTATGCCCGCGCCGCCATCGTGGCCGCCGACGATCCGCGCCTCGCGATCGAGAAGGCGTCCTACGACGCGAGCGGCACCCGGATGTCCGGCACGTTGGCGCGCCTTAAGGGCGACGCGAAAAGGCCGGCGGTCCTCGTCATCCACGAAAATCGCGGCCTCAATCCGCATATCGAGGACGTGACGCGCCGGCTGGCGCTGGCCGGCTTTCTCGCCTTCGGCGTCGACGCATTGTCACCGCTCGGCGGCACGCCGGCCGACGAGGACAAGGGCCGCGAGATGATCGGCTCGCTCAACACCGCGGAGACGGCGCAGCGTATCGCCGCCGCGGTGCCGTTTCTCGCCAAACACGAAGGTTCAACCGGTGCCGTAGGTGCCGTCGGCTTCTGCTGGGGCGGTGGGATGGTGAACCGCATCGCCGTGCTGTCGCCGGAGCTGAAAGCCGGCGTTGCCTATTACGGCTCCCAAGCACCCGCCGCGGACGCGCCGAAAATCCAGGCCGCGCTCCTGCTGCACTATGCCGGCCTCGACAGCCGTATCAACGCAGGCATCCCGGCCTATGAGGAGGCGCTGAAGGCCGCCGGCAAACGCTTTACGATTCACGTCTATCCGGACGTCAACCACGCCTTCAACAACGATACCGGCAACCGCTACGACAAGGCGGCGGCGGAACTGGCCTGGAGCCGCACCATCGCCTTCTTCACCGAGCACCTCGGTGCACCGCCGAAAGGCGCATGA
- a CDS encoding MFS transporter, with translation MTFSHNFLTGPWRAVPVLGVTQILAWGGIYYTPVLIVPMIAREHGWSMSFAMGGFSFALLAAGLSAPYIGRAIDRFGGHVVMTAGSLTGALGLVLITIAEHRVAYVAVWILLGVALSASLYDAAFSSLGRIFGAAARRPITALTLAGGFASTVGWPATHYLTELVGWRGTYVIYAALLVVIAAPLHAFLLPRHRFAVEAPPSDGIKAPDKVLPARGWPFMLVAGGFAVYAFVPSGLAAHLLAIFARSGIDSDTVVWIGALFGPAQVGARVIEFAFGRNLHPLWIARIALTTLFAGFVMIAVFGFSAPAAAAFAIIFGGSNGLITIARGAVPLALFGASGYGRLMGRLAFPFLLVQSAAPLVMAVVIDGASDKAALTLACAFGTAALVCFYVIRRPDRTA, from the coding sequence ATGACATTCTCCCACAACTTCCTCACCGGCCCCTGGCGCGCGGTGCCGGTGCTCGGCGTCACGCAAATCCTGGCGTGGGGCGGCATCTACTACACGCCGGTTCTGATCGTGCCGATGATCGCGCGCGAGCACGGCTGGTCGATGTCGTTCGCCATGGGCGGCTTTTCCTTCGCGTTGCTCGCCGCCGGATTGTCGGCGCCTTACATCGGCCGCGCCATTGATCGCTTTGGCGGCCATGTAGTGATGACGGCCGGCTCGCTTACTGGCGCGCTCGGCCTTGTTCTGATCACGATCGCCGAACATCGCGTCGCCTATGTCGCGGTGTGGATCCTGCTCGGCGTGGCATTGTCGGCGAGTCTCTACGACGCGGCCTTCTCCTCGCTCGGCCGCATCTTCGGCGCCGCGGCGCGCCGGCCAATCACGGCGCTCACTCTCGCTGGCGGTTTCGCCTCGACGGTCGGCTGGCCGGCAACGCATTATCTCACCGAGCTGGTCGGCTGGCGCGGCACCTATGTCATCTATGCCGCGCTGCTTGTCGTCATCGCCGCGCCGCTGCATGCGTTCCTCTTGCCGCGCCACCGGTTCGCAGTCGAGGCGCCGCCATCCGACGGCATCAAGGCGCCCGATAAAGTTCTGCCGGCGCGCGGCTGGCCGTTCATGCTCGTCGCCGGCGGCTTTGCGGTTTATGCCTTCGTGCCGTCGGGGCTCGCTGCGCACCTCCTGGCGATCTTCGCGCGCTCCGGTATCGACAGCGACACCGTGGTGTGGATCGGCGCGCTGTTCGGTCCCGCCCAGGTCGGCGCGCGCGTCATCGAATTCGCCTTCGGGCGCAACCTGCACCCGCTTTGGATCGCGCGCATTGCGCTGACGACCCTGTTCGCCGGCTTCGTCATGATTGCGGTCTTCGGCTTTTCGGCCCCGGCTGCGGCGGCCTTCGCCATCATCTTCGGCGGCTCGAACGGCCTCATCACCATCGCGCGGGGTGCGGTGCCGCTGGCGCTGTTCGGCGCCTCCGGTTACGGCCGGCTGATGGGCCGGCTCGCCTTTCCGTTCCTGCTGGTGCAGTCGGCAGCGCCGCTCGTCATGGCCGTGGTAATCGATGGCGCGTCGGACAAGGCGGCCCTTACTTTGGCCTGCGCCTTCGGCACGGCGGCGCTCGTCTGCTTTTATGTGATCAGGCGGCCGGACCGGACGGCGTAG
- a CDS encoding ChbG/HpnK family deacetylase codes for MPVRTRRIWLCADDYGMAPGVNDAIRQLIARRRLNATSVMTAATHLDRADADALVDANVDGQAAIGLHVTLTAPFRPLSAGFAPLRDGAFLPQTELMRLAMMRRLNVEMLTIEIATQVEAFVGLFGRLPDYLDGHQHVQLLPQVRDAFLKVTAEAVPGAWVRQCGRPRNARPLHEPKALVIDILNLGFRTKAGRLGVATNPAFAGAYSFKPKADFRKIFPRFLKGLPDGGLIMCHPGFVDAELRSLDSLTTLREHEFAFFNSDAFPAVLAAHHVELASATQAQPSGTGGSAS; via the coding sequence GTGCCTGTGAGGACCCGCCGCATCTGGCTGTGCGCCGACGATTACGGCATGGCGCCCGGCGTCAATGACGCCATCCGCCAGTTGATCGCACGGCGGCGGCTCAACGCCACCTCGGTAATGACGGCGGCAACGCATCTCGACCGCGCCGATGCCGACGCACTGGTTGACGCCAACGTCGACGGACAGGCGGCAATCGGTCTCCACGTTACGCTCACCGCGCCGTTCAGGCCGCTGAGCGCCGGCTTTGCGCCGCTGCGCGACGGTGCGTTCCTGCCGCAAACCGAACTCATGCGGCTCGCCATGATGCGGCGGCTCAATGTCGAGATGCTGACCATCGAGATCGCGACCCAGGTCGAGGCCTTTGTCGGCTTGTTCGGCCGCCTGCCCGATTATCTGGACGGCCACCAGCATGTGCAGTTGCTGCCGCAGGTGCGCGATGCGTTCCTGAAAGTAACCGCCGAAGCCGTACCTGGCGCCTGGGTGCGCCAGTGCGGCCGGCCGCGCAACGCCCGCCCGCTGCACGAGCCCAAGGCGCTGGTGATCGACATCCTCAATCTCGGTTTCCGCACCAAAGCCGGTCGCCTCGGCGTTGCCACCAACCCGGCCTTCGCCGGGGCCTATTCGTTCAAACCGAAGGCCGATTTCCGCAAGATATTCCCGCGCTTCCTCAAGGGCCTGCCCGATGGTGGCCTGATCATGTGTCATCCGGGCTTCGTCGATGCCGAGCTACGCTCGCTCGACAGCCTGACGACCTTGCGCGAGCACGAATTCGCCTTTTTCAATTCGGATGCTTTCCCGGCCGTGCTCGCCGCGCATCATGTCGAACTGGCGAGTGCCACGCAGGCGCAGCCCTCTGGTACTGGCGGCAGCGCTTCCTAG
- a CDS encoding protein phosphatase CheZ gives MQRKAFRIEAMLAPRRQPGAGLAMRNPSSHATTSSASDNVETLIGLKAELAVIQDSIARNKRELSALIGDEKERRLVRAGDELSAAVAAMRGATDTILGTAEAADDSARTLAASLTDDFKRGLAQDIQEQIVKIYEACNFQDIAGQHIGKVIGMLASVESQLEVILARCDSVHAAAEPQDAPTKSSNLLNGPKLSGDAGHATQSDIDRMFA, from the coding sequence GTGCAACGCAAGGCGTTCAGGATCGAGGCGATGCTCGCGCCGCGGCGGCAGCCGGGCGCCGGCCTTGCCATGCGCAATCCGTCGTCTCATGCGACAACATCGTCGGCGAGCGACAATGTCGAAACGCTGATCGGGCTCAAGGCCGAACTTGCCGTCATCCAGGACTCGATCGCGCGCAACAAACGAGAGCTTTCCGCGCTGATCGGCGATGAGAAGGAACGCCGTCTGGTCCGTGCCGGTGACGAACTGAGCGCGGCGGTCGCGGCGATGCGCGGTGCCACCGACACCATTCTCGGCACCGCCGAAGCCGCCGACGACAGCGCCCGCACCCTCGCCGCCAGCCTCACGGACGACTTCAAGCGCGGCCTCGCCCAGGACATTCAGGAGCAGATCGTCAAAATCTACGAAGCCTGCAATTTCCAGGACATCGCCGGCCAGCACATTGGCAAGGTGATTGGTATGCTGGCCTCGGTGGAAAGCCAGCTCGAGGTCATCCTTGCGCGATGCGACAGTGTCCATGCCGCCGCCGAGCCGCAGGATGCGCCGACGAAGAGCAGCAACCTTCTCAACGGTCCCAAACTATCCGGCGATGCCGGCCACGCCACCCAGAGCGATATCGACCGGATGTTCGCCTGA
- a CDS encoding amidase codes for MTDEELTGLTAIEAAEHIANGDFSSEEYVGACLDRIAAIDGEVRAFVHLDPDAALAQAREVDERRRNGLSIGLLHGLPVAIKDLFDTADYKTEYGTALFRGRQPTRDSAVVARLREAGAVIIGKTVTTELAYFSPGPTRNPHDLTRTPGGSSSGSAAAVAAAMVPLAVGSQTNGSMIRPASFCGVYGVKPTHGLISRHGALELSRSLDHVGVFARSLADAALILEVLAGYDPNDPDTKPVAAPDFLGLVAEEPPLPPRLAFVRTPVWDKADAQAHAAFEELVAALGDRIVEVALPDAYAVAWDDQRVIMAADMAHNFDPLLKRGGDVLSQQMRDLLADGRAVPAVRYLDAQRNARGYAAGLMKVFDEYDAILTPATPGVAPVGEATGSPVFNSLWSLTGLPALTLPLLSGEGGMPLGVQLVGAKGDDARLLRTANWLVEQLEE; via the coding sequence GTGACGGACGAGGAATTGACGGGCCTGACCGCCATCGAGGCGGCCGAGCATATTGCCAATGGTGACTTCAGCTCGGAGGAGTATGTCGGCGCCTGTCTCGACCGCATCGCCGCGATCGACGGCGAGGTGCGGGCCTTCGTGCATCTCGACCCGGATGCGGCGCTGGCCCAGGCCCGGGAAGTCGACGAGCGGCGGCGCAACGGGCTGTCGATCGGCCTGCTGCACGGCCTTCCCGTCGCCATCAAGGACCTGTTCGACACCGCCGACTACAAGACCGAGTACGGCACGGCGCTGTTCAGGGGCCGGCAGCCGACACGCGATTCCGCGGTGGTTGCCCGGCTGCGCGAGGCCGGCGCTGTCATCATCGGCAAGACGGTGACGACTGAACTCGCTTATTTCTCGCCGGGGCCGACGCGCAACCCGCACGATCTCACCCGCACGCCCGGCGGCTCCTCGTCGGGCTCGGCGGCGGCGGTGGCGGCGGCGATGGTACCGCTCGCGGTCGGGTCCCAGACCAATGGCTCGATGATCCGTCCGGCCTCGTTCTGCGGCGTCTATGGCGTCAAGCCAACGCATGGGCTGATCTCGCGCCATGGCGCGCTCGAATTATCGCGCTCGCTCGATCATGTCGGCGTGTTCGCCCGCTCGCTGGCCGATGCGGCGCTCATCCTCGAAGTGCTGGCCGGTTACGATCCGAACGACCCGGACACGAAGCCCGTGGCCGCGCCGGATTTTCTCGGGCTGGTGGCCGAAGAGCCGCCACTGCCGCCGCGGCTCGCCTTCGTGCGCACGCCCGTCTGGGACAAGGCCGACGCCCAGGCCCATGCCGCCTTCGAGGAACTGGTGGCGGCGCTCGGCGACCGGATTGTCGAGGTTGCCTTGCCTGACGCCTATGCCGTCGCCTGGGACGACCAGCGTGTCATCATGGCGGCGGACATGGCGCACAATTTCGATCCGCTGCTCAAGCGCGGCGGCGATGTGCTGAGCCAGCAGATGCGTGACCTGCTTGCCGACGGCCGCGCCGTGCCGGCGGTGCGCTATCTCGACGCGCAGCGCAACGCGCGCGGTTACGCAGCGGGCTTGATGAAGGTGTTTGACGAATACGACGCGATCCTGACGCCGGCAACGCCCGGTGTCGCGCCGGTGGGTGAGGCAACCGGCAGTCCGGTGTTCAATTCGTTGTGGAGCCTGACCGGGTTGCCGGCGCTGACGCTGCCGCTCCTGTCGGGCGAGGGCGGCATGCCGCTCGGCGTGCAGCTGGTCGGCGCCAAAGGCGACGACGCACGGCTGTTGCGCACGGCGAACTGGCTGGTCGAGCAGTTGGAAGAGTAA
- a CDS encoding DUF2076 domain-containing protein codes for MTPQERQLIDDLFDKLAKVEATPRDAGAERAIAEASQRAPHAVYALVQTVLVQDEALKQAEARIRELSGEGEAPAGGGFLDSMRNAMSGRGSVPSVRAGTPDSRWNTGGALSQVQQPTSPFNAQPQGQAGGPSFLGTAAATAAGVIGGSLLFNALGGLFGGHHSGSASASTMADVPRDHGSGSPWGGNDNAAGSDLSREAGVNDVGSDRRAGLFDDADQYDTADNGDFGDDMGGDFDGDV; via the coding sequence ATGACGCCGCAGGAACGCCAGTTGATCGACGACCTGTTCGACAAGCTCGCCAAGGTCGAGGCGACGCCGCGCGATGCCGGAGCCGAGCGCGCCATCGCCGAAGCGTCGCAACGCGCGCCGCACGCCGTGTACGCGCTGGTGCAAACCGTGCTGGTGCAGGACGAGGCTTTGAAGCAGGCCGAAGCGCGCATCCGCGAACTGAGCGGTGAAGGCGAGGCGCCCGCCGGCGGAGGCTTCCTCGATTCCATGCGCAACGCGATGAGCGGCCGCGGCTCAGTGCCAAGCGTGCGCGCCGGCACCCCGGATTCACGTTGGAACACCGGTGGCGCTTTGTCGCAAGTGCAGCAGCCGACCTCGCCGTTCAACGCGCAGCCGCAAGGCCAAGCCGGCGGCCCGTCCTTCCTCGGCACTGCGGCGGCAACCGCCGCCGGCGTCATCGGCGGCTCGCTGCTGTTCAACGCGCTGGGCGGCCTGTTCGGCGGCCATCACAGCGGCAGCGCCAGCGCCAGTACGATGGCCGACGTGCCGCGCGATCACGGCTCAGGCAGCCCGTGGGGCGGTAACGACAATGCCGCCGGCAGCGACCTATCGCGCGAGGCCGGAGTCAACGATGTCGGCAGCGACCGGCGTGCCGGCTTGTTCGACGACGCCGATCAATACGACACCGCCGACAATGGAGATTTCGGCGATGACATGGGCGGCGATTTCGACGGTGACGTTTGA
- a CDS encoding TRAP transporter large permease subunit → MSFTNPEVGIIQLAGFIVIILLGFPITFTLIAMGVIFGYYAMGPRIFDLLVTNTYDVMSNDVLTAVPLFLFMGYMVERSNILDRLFYSIQMAARNVPGSLAVATLVTCALFATATGIVGAVVTLMGLLAFPAMLKAGYDTKLSAGVICAGGCLGILIPPSVLLILYGATTSVSVVQLYAAAFIPGFMLAGFYILYVIARVMINPKLAPRPPEFDKPIPFAEVAWALMTSFFPLAILILSVLGAILLGLATPSEAAAVGAGGSIVLAAAYGSLTFQRLKEAVYLTARTSAMVCYLFIGSWTFSSVFSYLGGHEVIEHWVLAANLSSTGFLILTQFIIFLLGWPLEWTEIIIIFVPIFLPLLKTFSVDPLMFGILVALNIQTSFNTPPMAMAAYYLKGVSPPHVKLTDIFSGALPFVFLVFLSMTLVYIFPDIALWLPRTLYK, encoded by the coding sequence ATGTCCTTCACCAATCCGGAAGTCGGCATCATCCAGCTCGCCGGCTTCATCGTCATTATCCTGCTCGGCTTCCCCATCACCTTCACACTCATCGCGATGGGCGTGATCTTCGGCTATTACGCGATGGGACCGCGTATCTTCGACCTGCTCGTCACGAACACCTACGACGTCATGTCGAACGACGTGCTGACCGCGGTGCCGCTGTTCCTGTTCATGGGCTACATGGTCGAGCGGTCCAATATTCTCGATCGGCTGTTCTATTCCATTCAGATGGCGGCCCGGAATGTGCCAGGATCGCTCGCGGTGGCGACGCTCGTTACTTGTGCGCTGTTCGCGACCGCGACCGGCATCGTCGGTGCCGTGGTGACGCTGATGGGACTGCTGGCATTCCCGGCCATGCTGAAGGCCGGCTACGACACCAAGCTGTCCGCAGGTGTGATTTGCGCCGGCGGCTGTCTCGGTATTCTCATTCCGCCGAGCGTGTTGCTCATTCTTTATGGCGCGACGACGTCGGTCTCGGTGGTGCAGCTTTACGCCGCCGCGTTCATCCCTGGCTTCATGCTGGCGGGCTTCTACATCCTTTATGTGATCGCCCGCGTGATGATTAATCCGAAGCTGGCGCCGCGGCCGCCGGAGTTCGACAAGCCGATCCCGTTCGCCGAGGTTGCCTGGGCGCTGATGACTTCGTTTTTTCCGCTCGCAATTCTGATCCTGTCGGTGCTCGGCGCCATCCTGCTTGGTCTGGCGACTCCGTCGGAGGCTGCGGCCGTCGGCGCCGGCGGCTCGATCGTGCTGGCGGCGGCATATGGATCGCTGACCTTCCAGCGCCTGAAGGAGGCGGTGTATCTCACCGCCCGTACTTCGGCGATGGTTTGCTACCTGTTCATCGGGTCGTGGACCTTCTCCTCGGTGTTCTCCTATCTCGGCGGTCATGAGGTCATCGAGCACTGGGTGCTGGCGGCCAACCTGTCCTCGACCGGCTTCCTGATCCTCACCCAGTTCATCATCTTCCTGCTCGGCTGGCCGCTGGAGTGGACCGAAATCATCATCATCTTCGTGCCGATCTTCCTGCCGCTGCTGAAGACCTTCAGCGTCGACCCGTTGATGTTCGGCATTCTGGTCGCGCTCAACATCCAGACCTCGTTCAACACGCCCCCCATGGCGATGGCGGCCTATTACCTGAAGGGCGTGTCACCGCCGCACGTCAAATTGACGGACATCTTCTCCGGCGCCTTGCCGTTCGTTTTCCTGGTGTTCCTGTCCATGACGCTGGTCTATATATTCCCGGACATTGCGTTGTGGCTGCCGCGCACGCTGTACAAGTGA
- a CDS encoding L,D-transpeptidase encodes MRQRSIIFVVAVLVCAGPAHAQYYAQPQQYYYAPPAQGRAAPRAQMQAATPPMVVVAQPQRMERDLGGGFIEAIFGGGGGSDRMRGYAPLPHEQQRYQQQYAAPPQGYYGPPGPAQQVYASTGPIVGEPLPPRDYPINPIYEKQEVVYTGSEEPGTIVIDTPNKFLYLVQPGGRALRYGIGVGRPGFTWAGTHLVSAKKEWPDWTPPKEMLERQPYLPRHMEGGPNNPLGARALYLGSTLYRIHGSNEPWTIGQNVSSGCIRMRNADVEDLYERVKVGAKVKVM; translated from the coding sequence ATGCGTCAGCGTTCAATCATCTTCGTCGTGGCAGTGCTGGTCTGTGCCGGACCGGCGCATGCGCAATACTACGCGCAGCCGCAGCAGTATTATTACGCGCCGCCGGCGCAGGGCCGCGCCGCGCCGCGTGCGCAGATGCAGGCCGCGACGCCGCCGATGGTGGTGGTGGCGCAGCCGCAGCGCATGGAGCGCGATCTCGGCGGCGGCTTCATCGAGGCGATCTTCGGTGGCGGTGGCGGCAGCGACCGCATGCGCGGCTACGCACCATTGCCGCATGAGCAGCAGCGATATCAGCAGCAATACGCGGCGCCGCCGCAGGGTTATTACGGCCCACCGGGGCCGGCTCAGCAGGTCTACGCCAGCACCGGGCCGATCGTCGGTGAGCCGCTGCCGCCGCGCGACTATCCGATCAATCCGATCTACGAGAAGCAGGAAGTCGTCTACACCGGCAGCGAAGAGCCGGGCACGATCGTCATCGATACGCCGAACAAGTTTCTCTATCTGGTGCAGCCGGGCGGCCGCGCGCTGCGCTACGGCATCGGCGTCGGCCGGCCGGGCTTCACCTGGGCCGGTACGCATCTCGTTTCGGCGAAGAAGGAATGGCCGGACTGGACGCCGCCGAAGGAAATGCTGGAGCGTCAGCCCTATCTGCCGCGCCACATGGAGGGCGGGCCGAACAATCCGTTAGGCGCACGCGCGCTTTATCTGGGCTCGACATTGTATCGCATCCACGGCTCGAACGAACCGTGGACCATCGGGCAGAACGTGTCGTCGGGCTGCATCCGCATGCGCAACGCCGACGTCGAGGACCTTTATGAGCGCGTCAAGGTCGGCGCCAAGGTCAAGGTGATGTGA
- the groES gene encoding co-chaperone GroES gives MAKTKFRPLHDRVVVRRITASEKTKGGIIIPDTAQEKPSEGEVIAVGPGGRDETGKLIPLDIKAGDRVLFGKWSGTEVKIDGEDLLIMKESDIMGIVG, from the coding sequence ATGGCCAAAACCAAGTTTCGTCCCCTGCACGACCGCGTCGTCGTGCGCCGCATCACCGCCTCCGAGAAGACCAAGGGCGGCATCATCATTCCCGACACCGCGCAGGAAAAGCCGTCGGAAGGCGAAGTGATCGCCGTCGGCCCTGGCGGCCGCGACGAGACCGGCAAGCTCATCCCGCTCGACATCAAGGCCGGCGACCGCGTGCTGTTCGGCAAGTGGTCCGGCACCGAAGTGAAGATCGACGGTGAAGATCTCCTCATCATGAAGGAGAGCGACATCATGGGCATCGTCGGCTAA
- the groL gene encoding chaperonin GroEL (60 kDa chaperone family; promotes refolding of misfolded polypeptides especially under stressful conditions; forms two stacked rings of heptamers to form a barrel-shaped 14mer; ends can be capped by GroES; misfolded proteins enter the barrel where they are refolded when GroES binds), translating into MAAKDVKFSGDARDRMLRGVDILANAVKVTLGPKGRNVVIDKSFGAPRITKDGVTVAKEIELEDKFENMGAQMLREVASKTNDLAGDGTTTATVLAQAIVREGAKSVAAGMNPMDLKRGIDLATAAVIKDIEKRAKKVSSSAEVAQVGTISANGDVQIGKMIAQAMQKVGNEGVITVEEAKAMETEVEIVEGMQFDRGYISPYFVTNAEKMIAELEDAYILLHEKKLSGLQAMLPVLEAVVQSGKPLIIIAEDVEGEAIATLVVNKLRGGLKVAAVKAPGFGDRRKAMLEDIAILTGGQLISEDLGIKLENVTVNMLGRAKKVVIEKEKTTIVNGAGKKAEIEARVQQIKAQIEETTSDYDREKLQERLAKLAGGVAVIRVGGATEIEVKEKKDRVEDALNATRAAVQEGIVPGGGTALLRAKKAVGRLSNDNADVQAGINIVLKALEAPIRQIAENAGVEGSIVVGKILDEKSETYGFDAQNEEYVDMVAKGIVDPAKVVRTALQDAASVAGLLVTTEAMVAELPKEAGPAMPPGGGMGGMGGMM; encoded by the coding sequence ATGGCTGCCAAAGACGTCAAATTCTCCGGCGACGCGCGCGACCGCATGCTGCGCGGCGTCGACATCCTCGCCAACGCGGTGAAGGTCACGCTCGGTCCGAAGGGCCGTAACGTCGTGATCGACAAGTCGTTCGGCGCGCCCCGCATCACCAAGGACGGCGTCACCGTCGCCAAGGAGATCGAACTCGAGGACAAGTTCGAGAACATGGGCGCGCAGATGCTGCGCGAAGTCGCCTCGAAGACCAACGATCTCGCCGGCGACGGCACCACCACCGCAACCGTGCTCGCGCAGGCGATCGTGCGCGAAGGCGCCAAGTCGGTTGCCGCCGGCATGAACCCGATGGACCTCAAGCGCGGCATCGACCTTGCCACCGCCGCGGTGATCAAGGACATCGAAAAGCGCGCCAAGAAGGTCTCGTCCTCGGCCGAAGTCGCCCAGGTCGGCACCATCTCGGCCAATGGCGACGTCCAGATCGGCAAGATGATCGCCCAGGCGATGCAGAAGGTCGGCAACGAAGGCGTGATCACGGTTGAAGAAGCCAAGGCGATGGAGACCGAAGTCGAGATCGTCGAAGGCATGCAGTTCGATCGCGGCTACATCTCGCCCTACTTCGTCACCAACGCCGAGAAGATGATCGCCGAGCTCGAGGACGCTTACATCCTCCTGCACGAAAAGAAGCTCTCTGGCCTGCAGGCGATGCTGCCGGTGCTCGAAGCTGTGGTGCAGTCGGGCAAGCCGCTCATCATCATTGCCGAGGACGTCGAAGGCGAAGCTATCGCCACGCTCGTCGTCAACAAGCTGCGCGGCGGCCTCAAGGTCGCGGCCGTGAAGGCCCCGGGCTTCGGCGACCGTCGCAAGGCGATGCTGGAAGACATCGCCATCCTCACCGGCGGCCAGCTCATCTCGGAAGACCTCGGCATCAAGCTCGAGAACGTTACCGTGAACATGCTCGGCCGCGCCAAGAAGGTCGTGATCGAGAAGGAAAAGACCACGATCGTCAACGGCGCCGGCAAGAAGGCCGAGATCGAGGCGCGCGTGCAGCAGATCAAGGCGCAGATCGAGGAGACCACCTCGGACTACGACCGTGAGAAGTTGCAGGAGCGTCTGGCCAAGCTCGCGGGCGGCGTCGCCGTGATCCGCGTCGGCGGCGCGACCGAGATCGAGGTCAAGGAGAAGAAGGACCGCGTCGAGGACGCGCTCAACGCCACGCGCGCTGCCGTGCAGGAAGGCATCGTGCCGGGCGGCGGCACCGCGCTGCTGCGCGCCAAGAAGGCCGTCGGCCGTCTGTCGAACGACAACGCCGACGTCCAGGCCGGCATCAATATCGTGCTCAAGGCCCTCGAAGCGCCGATCCGCCAGATCGCGGAAAATGCCGGCGTCGAAGGCTCGATCGTGGTCGGCAAGATCCTCGACGAGAAGTCGGAGACCTACGGCTTCGACGCGCAGAACGAAGAGTATGTCGACATGGTCGCCAAGGGCATCGTCGACCCGGCCAAGGTCGTGCGCACCGCCTTGCAGGACGCCGCTTCGGTGGCCGGCCTGCTGGTGACCACCGAAGCCATGGTCGCCGAGCTGCCGAAGGAAGCCGGTCCGGCCATGCCGCCGGGCGGCGGCATGGGTGGCATGGGCGGCATGATGTAA